From Poecilia reticulata strain Guanapo linkage group LG3, Guppy_female_1.0+MT, whole genome shotgun sequence:
ATTTCCTTTGCAAAATCCCTCCACATCATCCAGAGTCTAATAGATTTTCTATATACTTCAGGTCTGCAGACTGAAGAAGGTTGATTTTCATCTGGAGAATCATTTCTGCGCTGATTTGGCCGCACGCTTTGGTCGATATCTTGTTGAAACAACCAATGAAACCCAATTTGTAAGGTttcactttaatattttcaggTATTTCACGGTTTGTGCCCTCCAGCAAGAATTCCCAGGGCATTTTGAAGTCCACAACATCACAGATTTTCTACCATACTTAACAGTGGGCATAAGGtgcttttatttacattcatcTTTGTTTCACACCAAACCCGCCTGCAGTGTCGTTTGTCAGAAAGTTCAACCTTTGGCCGCATTTTGCTTGCAGGAACCTTTTCTAAGCTCTGTTTCAACAATATTCACAAGAGTTAAATTATGTCACCTGGGTAACGTCTGTTCAAACACGCCATTAAGCTGCGACTTCAAAGCTCACATTGTAGTTATAGCTGCGATAATGGAAACACGACAACATTTAGACACTTTGAGACACCAGGTCAGTTTAGAACTGATGTTGGAAgctgagtgtttgtgtgcagtttATAATGATTCATATTATGGATTTTCTCCCAGCACTGAATAGATgtaaggaaattaaatgttatttttcctcAATAATCATATTTTAGCATGAATGCGAATAAAATGATCTATCGTCTTGCAGCATGACCTTCTGATTAGACGGCTGCAAATCTGGCATCAGACAAACATCCTTTGACCCTAATCCTCCTTAGACCTTGTTTGGGTGTGGCATCTCAAGTGTTCCCCCTACCATCCTTAATGAGCCTGCTGTGAACGTCAGATTATAAGCCGCCCCCGTGTGCTGCTTCTCGTCCCTCCAGATTATGACCTGTCCAAGCTGAAGGATTTCATGGACCAGCAAGTCGACTCGTATATCGAGAAAGGAATCATCGCCAAAGACGAAGGAGACACCATAAAGAGGATCTACAGCAGCCTGTGACAAGATAATCCGTCCCAAGTCCGTCACTAAGATCTCCTACAAGAACACACACTctctcaaattattttaaattgtatgatAAATTACCGACAGTATAATCAAAACCCAGTTTCCCAGATGTTccaaaaatgaaccaaaatttaaatttagtcTCAACTGAATTGAGGAAAATGGAAGACAGCTAGCTAAAATCCTTTAATGAGGAACCTGAATACTTTGTCACATCGCACAGTGAAGTCTGTGAATGTTAGAATCGCATTGCAACAATAAATCCACAGATATCAAATTATACTAATGTGTAAACCTGTCTTAGTCAGCCATACTTATCTTATTTTCCAGCGCATATGTGAGACTTTATGTAttcttgctttttattttaccataatTATGTTTGTGACGTTATGATGTCTCTGCGCCTTGTTGctaccttttctttttcctgttctgCTGTAAACCACCTGGAGCCCGCTAGGGGGCGGTGTCGCAGTCAGTAATTCTCTCTGCATGTCTCTACTATGTGTTTTACGTCTCCATCAATGTAGAGACAGATgatagaagtatttttaaatgtaaatatttgtggatttttttcctaaagttgtaaaagcaaataaaacattgccTTTTCTTTATATGTGGTCTGCATTATGCTTGACTAGGAAGTACCTGATGACctgatgaaagaaaattataaaaaaataaaatatatatatatatatatatatatatacactgctcaaaaaaaaaagggaacactttaacatttaagtgaacactgaagtgttccctttatttttttgagcagtatattttgaGCCTTTAATAGAATCCTTTAAAGTTATAGAATAGCTCATTATTATACACATCGCATTTTTGTATCATAATGTATCATGGTTATTGCTACAggcttcaaaacaaacaacaaatataacCTTTAAACTGTGACTGTAAGCAAATTATGCGTTTCCCGACCTGTCTTGTGTAAATCCAAGTTTTTGTGGAGGCCTAAACCAAACGTAAAATCCATCTGCACCTCGagataaaaaggaaagaaaaaaaaaaaaaaaaaccacacttGACATGTCGTGGTATGgcttaaatacatatttatttccGCAAATACAACCAAAGAAgtttaaaagcacaataaaacagCTGTTACAGACATGTTGTCCACACACATAAATAATGCATTCACACTTCAAAAATAGAACTCTCTCTGCACTCTTTTtccaacacaaaacaaagactttGATGAGGCAAATGTGTTCAAAAGGCTCGAGTCCATCCATCACCTCACTTTAGCAGGATTTTGCTCACGCGGGGAGAAAACACTGATGAGAAAAGCTTTAGCTTTCCAATGATTGGTTTCTtctgagaacatttttattttttaaaacgtcGGGGGGCTTTTATGGTGCCTAATCTCAGTGCGTCATGTCTCCCTGTGAGGACGAATGCGGCTGGTGTGCTCTGTACAGCAGCTTCGCGTGAATACGCTCAGAAAGCagacaaaacagtaaaaaaaaaaaggaaaagaagaaagaaagaaagaaagagaattaataaaacaaataattacagTTTCATAAATAAGAAGGCAAACATGACACTTGTTCAGCAAGGTAAACTGAAACAGATGAGGTTGTGTTTATGGTCGCGTCCTTTAAAGCTCGTGGTATGACGTTTTGGGGGCCGTGTCGTCCTCCTCGTTGCTCctgaaaacagacagacagacaggcaacATGTTTACAGATGTAATCAGAGGTTTAAGCACAACACAACATCGTGAACtcatgtctttctttctttagtttGAAGTCAGTGCGAGTGTTTGAATAATAGGCAAATTACCACTTATGAAAGAGCCCTTTCAAAATATGCATGTATGTCATGTATGGCAAGTTGAAAACGAcagctgaaagaaagaaagcctcAAAGCTGAAGTATATAACCTTTatgaacaatgtttttttttctgctacatATTCGTTCAAACTGTCACTATGCTGCGACagtataacatgagacagataatcaaaggagagggtgtgagcagcacatacacaaggGTGACTGACAGTGcgaagaccctcctcctggcactgattggctgtttctgaccgAGACCCAGGCAGAAGGATGCAGAGGAGCTCATTTTCTTCCACAAGATTATCCATCTCATGCTAAACAGTCACAACATAgagagttttaacaaatacaaaacaattatttataaaacttacATATCGCAACTTTAAGAAAACCCTTTAGCAGTTTGCCACCAGCCATGTTTGATCACATGGCCGGTTTTGCTCTTGATTCCCAGAGTTGACAGAAAGATTTCCCTTCAAATTCTGACACATGAACTACATTGTGTTGCTGTAACACGTGAAACATATTAAAGtctgtgtttgtaatgtgaTAGTCTGAAAAGTTCAAAgagcatgaatacttttgcaggggAGCTGGTTTGTGTTCTGCGTCTTCATCACAATCTTTCCTCAGAAACACCAATGGCCACGGCCCAAAGAGTTGCGTGTCCGTTAAGATAATCCCTGCTAGAAACTGCAGTTCAGACTCTTATCTGAGCTTAGTGTGCAATTGCCAGAAGTTCCAGTCAGCGCgtaagaaaagtaaaatgtcatCAGAAAAAGGAAGGCCAACACATAAGGctctgtgtgctgcagcagcCAGATGCCTTGTTATGCAACTGTCAGGTACTTAGCAGGAGATTTAGCCTCGGCGTGTTCTCCTCGCCCTGCGTGTTGAGACAGAGAGGGCCGCTCAGCTGCAAAGCTGCACTCGTTCATGTCAGCTTCATAGTGGACTGAGTCACGCTGCATACTTTATTTCCACTTCAGCCTCACTCAAAGCGGTTCAGTTTCCTATTATCGTCGGAACGTAGCGCCTCCTCTAAAACAGCAGCGCTGTTTCTGACCCCGGCGTTCAGGTTGTTGCTTCGGGTTTTGCTGTCTAACGAGTAAATGAGCTTTTAGCCTCTGTGTGGTTAGGCAAACAGAGGCGTGCGTCGTTGTTTCCACACCAATCCCAGGGCAAACACGCGCAGACTGCATCCCTGTTtaactttgctgttttaataaaataaaacataaacctcAGATTAACTCGGGGAGGAATAGCAGTGATAGCTGCTACTTCCTTCATGACAGACTATTCTGCAAAATCAACTTTCTTTTGGACCCGATGGGAAGCTTTTGAAATACTAAAGCTGTAGTTTGTTAACCACTTACttaattacttttactttatgtttctgtgctgCATTAACAGGAAGTCCTGGTTCTCAGATACTgcgaaaaacagaaaaactgtgtattcttaaaaaaaataaataaataaatgaacttttaatcTAATCAtctaatatttacttttaagaattttttttcattctttgacagaaaaaaactgttctcaTATATAGTGGATTTCAATATcggcaggttttattttattttttctggaacCTGACTCCAAATTACTTGCAGAAAATCTACATATTATTAGCTCATTTTTTTGTGTagtatatctaaaatatttgaagcaaaaattcAGCTTCTACAGGAAGCTGAACAACCTGAGCGCTGATATGCATTGCCGTCATTTGCAAAGTCGCCAATCCAGAAGCGCCATTCGTGTttcttggtgctgattggctgagataAGAAAGCCAAGACATTTCCCACTGTGCGTATTAATGTTATTAGCGTTTGTGtgaagtatttgtggattttaactTTTCTTGGGCAGCTGATAAaagttttctgttctgttgtagaaacaacacattttctacTGAGCCAACAAGTTCCCCAAGTAACAGCTCCATGTCGGCTCATCGGACCAGAACAAGGCTCCTACAGGGATGGTGCCAAAACAGGAGGGTTTCCACCAACACTGGCTTTGCCTGCAGTACTTGAACATTTGCCAGCCTTTATCACACCAAGAAGAACTGGTTTGTCGCAATTAGTGTTTCACGAAGCAATACTCAGTCAACAGTAACACCTTCGACAAACAATCTGATGTGAACGGGTCAGATTTGGACGGTTAGAGAGGACGTGATTCGCTGTAAAACAGAACCCGGAGCTCCTACACAGTGAGGCCTGAAACTGCGACGACTCACATCAAAGCAGCTGCTGCACCGTGAGGGAACGAGGGCGACTCACCTTACTTCCTCTTCCTTCAGCCTCTGTGCAGCCTGCTTTGACTGTTTGATTTGCAAGTCCAGTCTGTGCAAGAAGTCTTTGGCTGACAGCTCCTCGGGCTGAGGCTGAGGCTGGGGGGCGTTGGAGTTCTCGGGAGGCGGCGACGAGGAGGGCGAGGGTCCCTCGATGTCCTGCGTCATAACGTGGGGTACGTGTGCATCCTGGTTTGCCGTCTCCCCGTCACCGTCAGGAGACTCCAGAGACAGTCCGTTAAAAATGGAGCGCTTCTCTGACACCACGGGGATGTTGAGGCTGTTCCTCAAGAAGATGCAGTCGTTGCTGAACAGCTTGTTGGCTCGTTTGATTTGCTCCATCTGTAATATGAGGGTGaaattgaaaagaaatattttaataaaattaaaaaacgcAATGTTTGGGTTCAGGTTTTTAATAGTGATGCTTAAAACAGCATCTGGTGAACTGAATCAGGCAATATTTCCTTGATTATTGGGTTAGGAAACTACAATGTAAGTTTTCCCCTGAATGCATCAAAACAGAACACCCAAACTTTTCTTCAGTCTTTGACTAACTTCTTTCTGAGTTAGAGATATTTGCTTTGTTGTATACACAACTGGATTGAATTGttgaataaaactaaatttgcaCAAATGAGAATAGGAGTTCCAATCCCTGGaactaaaaatgaaattgtCCCTTCAAATGCAGATTTaaagggaaagaagaaaaaatgatcTGCCTTGTTTGTTCTGAATGTGAACATCTCTCTCTGCAGGTCAGCTAAGAGctggcacaaacacaaaactaagTGTAAAATCGAGAACTAAGATCGCGTTCACACCAACTGAGGGGAAATTACAACCGTGGTAGAACTTCCTGTGGGAAAAAGTGCTAAAAAATGCACCTAACCACAGCTGCCAACCTGAGTGCAGAGGGGCTTCACGTACTACTTTTCTGAGCTCATGCTGTTGTGCACTGATGACTTTAAATTGGTGAATTTGGTgaatagacacacacacaagataGAAGAGCTCAGGCgtaattatttcaaagtgatgcTGTGGCTGGTTGCTGCTTATGTGTCAGGCGGTTATAATTACCGTCATGTTTAGTTACTGTGATCAACATGAACGCAGCAGGGCAGCAGCCTTACCGTCACACCGTATTTGAGAGCAATCCCCTGCAGAGTATCACTGTCTGTAACCCGATGCTCTATGTATTTCTCCCCCAGGGATGCAGTGACGCTGGCTGTACTTCCGTACGAACGGATCTTGGTCCGGGCCAGGCTCTGGGACAGTTCGCTCTCGGACTCGGAACCCGACCTGGACCGCGGGAAGATGGGCTGGGCAAGTCgacctcctcctccatcccgCATCGGCAGGACGGGAGAGAACTCCGCCATCTTCTCTcctgaataaataaagaggGCAGATATCTATGTTTGTCTTCACGCCCCGGGTGTCTCTCTGCAGCCGAACTACAGCGAAGGTTTAGGCGGCAGGAAGAGCTCCATCCCGGGTCGCTTTGGGCACGTCCACCCTGGGGAAAAGGCGCATGTTTAGGGGGAGACAGCCTCACCGCTCCCCTCTCTCGCGTAGATCCGCTACGTTGATCGTTGTACGTCAAGAGGGAACGTCGAACTTCCGGTTagactttcaaaataattcTCAGATCGTTatcagaaaaattacatttacccATAGTAATTctaacatatatttatttattatatattagaaataataaataaagacttatttttcctttcaaagATAAGTAAATTTATCTTTTAAGGGAAGGaaccatatatattttttaatgtttttaacttttaaaaaaatatcttaaaacatcCCAACATATTCGGTCACCATGTGATATAGCTAAAGCCAGTTTACTTTCagaccataaaaacacaaataaaatagcTAATACTTCATTAAAAGGAACTGAagagcagtggtggagaaagtactcaaaaaatgtacttaagtaaaagtacaaatacacagacacaaatgtactcaagtaaaagtaaaactaccacattagcatttgtacttaagtaaaagtaaaaaagtactggcttttaaaaatacttaagtattaaaagtaaaagtgcttgctgaatggattacctaatcgctaatatcattaagtgtcccgatcgtatttaattttaatacattagaaatgtgccattttaatgaacaatgccacagataaagcatgtttttattatgtttacacAGTATGTGATTACTTactatgtgattctatgcatcatactttcagggatggaaacatcttgtctcctgtcctaacataacatgaacttcactttttttttNNNNNNNNNNNNNNNNNNNNNNNNNNNNNNNNNNNNNNNNNNNNNNNNNNNNNNNNNNNNNNNNNNNNNNNNNNNNNNNNNNNNNNNNNNNNNNNNNNNNNNNNNNNNNNNNNNNNNNNNNNNNNNNNNNNNNNNNNNNNNNNNNNNNNNNNNNNNNNNNNNNNNNNNNNNNNNNNNNNNNNNNNNNNNNNNNNNNNNNNNNNNNNNNNNNNNNNNNNNNNNNNNNNNNNNNNNNNNNNNNNNNNNNNNNNNNNNNNNNNNNNNNNNNNNNNNNNNNNNNNNNNNNNNNNNNNNNNNNNNNNNNNNNNNNNNNNNNNNNNNNNNNNNNNNNNNNNNNNNNNNNNNNNNNNNNNNNNNNNNNNNNNNNNNNNNNNNNNNNNNNNNNNNNNNNNNNNNNNNNNNNNNNNNNNNNNNNNNNNNNNNNNNNNNNNNNNNNNNNNNNNNNNNNNNNNNNNNNNNNNNNNNNNNNNNNNNNNNNNNNNNNNNNNNNNNNNNNNNNNNNNNNNNNNNNNNNNNNNNNNNNNNNNNNNNNNNNNNNNNNNNNNNNNNNNNNNNNNNNNNNNNNNNNNNNNNNNNNNNNNNNNNNNNNNNNNNNNNNNNNNNNNNNNNNNNNNNNNNNNNNNNNNNNNNNNNNNNNNNNNNNNNNNNNNNNNNNNNNNNNNNNNNNNNNNNNNNNNNNNNNNNNNNNNNNNNNNNNNNNNNNNNNNNNNNNNNNNNNNNNNNNNNNNNNNNNNNNNNNNNNNNNNNNNNNNNNNNNNNNNNNNNNNNNNNNNNNNNNNNNNNNNNNNNNNNNNNNNNNNNNNNNNNNNNNNNNNNNNNNNNNNNNNNNNNNNNNNNNNNNNNNNNNNNNNNNNNNNNNNNNNNNNNNNNNNNNNNNNNNNNNNNNNNNNNNNNNNNNNNNNNNNNNNNNNNNNNNNNNNNNNNNNNNNNNNNNNNNNNNNNNNNNNNNNNNNNNNNNNNNNNNNNNNNNNNNNNNNNNNNNNNNNNNNNNNNNNNNNNNNNNNNNNNNNNNNNNNNNNNNNNNNNNNNNNNNNNNNNNNNNNNNNNNNNNNNNNNNNNNNNNNNNNNNNNNNNNNNNNNNNNNNNNNNNNNNNNNNNNNNNNNNNNNNNNNNNNNNNNNNNNNNNNNNNNNNNNNNNNNNNNNNNNNNNNNNNNNNNNNNNNNNNNNNNNNNNNNNNNNNNNNNNNNNNNNNNNNNNNNNNNNNNNNNNNNNNNNNNNNNNNNNNNNNNNNNNNNNNNNNNNNNNNNNNNNNNNNNNNNNNNNNNNNNNNNNNNNNNNNNNNNNNNNNNNNNNNNNNNNNNNNNNNNNNNNNNNNNNNNNNNNNNNNNNNNNNNNNNNNNNNNNNNNNNNNNNNNNNNNNNNNNNNNNNNNNNNNNNNNNNNNNNNNNNNNNNNNNNNNNNNNNNNNNNNNNNNNNNNNNNNNNNNNNNNNNNNNNNNNNNNNNNNNNNNNNNNNNNNNNNNNNNNNNNNNNNNNNNNNNNNNNNNNNNNNNNNNNNNNNNNNNNNNNNNNNNNNNNNNNNNNNNNNNNNNNNNNNNNNNNNNNNNNNNNNNNNNNNNNNNNNNNNNNNNNNNNNNNNNNNNNNNNNNNNNNNNNNNNNNNNNNNNNNNNNNNNNNNNNNNNNNNNNNNNNNNNNNNNNNNNNNNNNNNNNNNNNNNNNNNNNNNNNNNNNNNNNNNNNNNNNNNNNNNNNNNNNNNNNNNNNNNNNNNNNNNNNNNNNNNNNNNNNNNNNNNNNNNNNNNNNNNNNNNNNNNNNNNNNNNNNNNNNNNNNNNNNNNNNNNNNNNNNNNNNNNNNNNNNNNNNNNNNNNNNNNNNNNNNNNNNNNNNNNNNNNNNNNNNNNNNNNNNNNNNNNNNNNNNNNNNNNNNNNNNNNNNNNNNNNNNNNNNNNNNNNNNNNNNNNNNNNNNNNNNNNNNNNNNNNNNNNNNNNNNNNNNNNNNNNNNNNNNNNNNNNNNNNNNNNNNNNNNNNNNNNNNNNNNNNNNNNNNNNNNNNNNNNNNNNNNNNNNNNNNNNNNNNNNNNNNNNNNNNNNNNNNNNNNNNNNNNNNNNNNNNNNNNNNNNNNNNNNNNNNNNNNNNNNNNNNNNNNNNNNNNNNNNNNNNNNNNNNNNNNNNNNNNNNNNNNNNNNNNNNNNNNNNNNNNNNNNNNNNNNNNNNNNNNNNNNNNNNNNNNNNNNNNNNNNNNNNNNNNNNNNNNNNNNNNNNNNNNNNNNNNNNNNNNNNNNNNNNNNNNNNNNNNNNNNNNNNNNNNNNNNNNNNNNNNNNNNNNNNNNNNNNNNNNNNNNNNNNNNNNNNNNNNNNNNNNNNNNNNNNNNNNNNNNNNNNNNNNNNNNNNNNNNNNNNNNNNNNNNNNNNNNNNNNNNNNNNNNNNNNNNNNNNNNNNNNNNNNNNNNNNNNNNNNNNNNNNNNNNNNNNNNNNNNNNNNNNNNNNNNNNNNNNNNNNNNNNNNNNNNNNNNNNNNNNNNNNNNNNNNNNNNNNNNNNNNNNNNNNNNNNNNNNNNNNNNNNNNNNNNNNNNNNNNNNNNNNNNNNNNNNNNNNNNNNNNNNNNNNNNNNNNNNNNNNNNNNNNNNNNNNNNNNNNNNNNNNNNNNNNNNNNNNNNNNNNNNNNNNNNNNNNNNNNNNNNNNNNNNNNNNNNNNNNNNNNNNNNNNNNNNNNNNNNNNNNNNNNNNNNNNNNNNNNNNNNNNNNNNNNNNNNNNNNNNNNNNNNNNNNNNNNNNNNNNNNNNNNNNNNNNNNNNNNNNNNNNNNNNNNNNNNNNNNNNNNNNNNNNNNNNNNNNNNNNNNNNNNNNNNNNNNNNNNNNNNNNNNNNNNNNNNNNNNNNNNNNNNNNNNNNNNNNNNNNNNNNNNNNNNNNNNNNNNNNNNNNNNNNNNNNNNNNNNNNNNNNNNNNNNNNNNNNNNNNNNNNNNNNNNNNNNNNNNNNNNNNNNNNNNNNNNNNNNNNNNNNNNNNNNNNNNNNNNNNNNNNNNNNNNNNNNNNNNNNNNNNNNNNNNNNNNNNNNNNNNNNNNNNNNNNNNNNNNNNNNNNNNNNNNNNNNNNNNNNNNNNNNNNNNNNNNNNNNNNNNNNNNNNNNNNN
This genomic window contains:
- the lysmd2 gene encoding lysM and putative peptidoglycan-binding domain-containing protein 2, with product MAEFSPVLPMRDGGGGRLAQPIFPRSRSGSESESELSQSLARTKIRSYGSTASVTASLGEKYIEHRVTDSDTLQGIALKYGVTMEQIKRANKLFSNDCIFLRNSLNIPVVSEKRSIFNGLSLESPDGDGETANQDAHVPHVMTQDIEGPSPSSSPPPENSNAPQPQPQPEELSAKDFLHRLDLQIKQSKQAAQRLKEEEVRSNEEDDTAPKTSYHEL